A window from Roseofilum reptotaenium CS-1145 encodes these proteins:
- a CDS encoding GNAT family N-acetyltransferase, producing the protein MLKIIEASEAQELITELDTYLQGFYPDESNHLDSVDVLSQENVYMMGAFMDGKLVGIGAVKVFDDYGEMKRFYVKPEFRGQGLARMLMGEIESHLINLGIREAKLETGIYQTEAISLYRKLGYVDCPPFGDYQPDPYCVFMGKKI; encoded by the coding sequence ATGCTGAAAATTATTGAAGCCAGTGAAGCACAAGAGCTAATTACAGAACTCGATACCTATCTCCAGGGGTTTTATCCCGATGAAAGTAATCATTTAGATTCGGTGGATGTTCTCTCTCAAGAAAATGTCTACATGATGGGTGCTTTTATGGATGGCAAATTAGTAGGAATTGGAGCCGTCAAAGTCTTTGATGATTATGGGGAGATGAAGCGCTTCTATGTTAAGCCAGAGTTCAGAGGTCAAGGGTTAGCTCGGATGCTCATGGGTGAAATAGAAAGCCATCTGATTAATTTGGGCATTCGTGAGGCGAAGTTAGAAACCGGAATTTATCAAACCGAAGCGATTTCTTTATATCGCAAATTAGGATATGTAGACTGTCCACCTTTTGGTGACTATCAGCCCGATCCCTATTGTGTGTTTATGGGTAAAAAGATCTGA